One genomic region from Spirulina subsalsa PCC 9445 encodes:
- a CDS encoding serine/threonine-protein kinase, whose amino-acid sequence MRHCLNPGCLHPSNPENHQFCIKCGQKLLLRERYWAQRILGQGGFGRTFLAVDEDKPSKPFCVIKQLLPQAQGTASLSKAAELFAQEAGQLEQLGDHPQIPELLAYFTDNGQQYLVQEFVNGVTLAQELTENGVFCEQQIRELLIDLLGILDFVHGKNVIHRDIKPENIIRRKLDQRLVLVDFGAAKVLQQVQRTVTGTIIGSAEYCAPEQSMGKAKFASDLYSLGVTCLHLLTRMSPFDLYDFNEMAWVWRDFLSGNSVSDELGQILDHLIQQAPNKRAQSAQAVLQLLQPTSTALNSPQTPQPTLSKPETQPQPNSLLIHPTNFPIPLQYQELEQLLKAQEWRKADEETAQQILKVTDRSSLGYLNPEDMPKIPCVDLQIIDQLWLKYSQGLYGFSIQKQIYNNLDCESEKLWKTFCDVIGWRKKGSWLYYRNLNFSLSAPKGHLPVIKIYYEALGIGSLFGQGDFGFESDDFAAFIKRLDECKI is encoded by the coding sequence ATGCGTCATTGTCTGAATCCCGGTTGTTTGCATCCGTCTAATCCCGAAAATCACCAATTTTGTATCAAGTGTGGCCAAAAACTGCTTCTCCGGGAACGATATTGGGCCCAGCGAATTCTTGGCCAGGGCGGGTTTGGGCGTACCTTTCTCGCTGTTGATGAGGATAAGCCCTCAAAACCCTTTTGTGTCATCAAGCAGTTGTTACCCCAAGCCCAAGGGACGGCAAGCCTTAGCAAAGCAGCGGAATTATTCGCCCAGGAAGCGGGGCAATTAGAACAATTGGGGGATCATCCCCAAATTCCGGAGCTATTGGCCTATTTTACGGACAATGGCCAACAATACCTAGTACAAGAGTTTGTCAATGGCGTGACACTAGCGCAGGAATTAACAGAAAATGGGGTATTTTGTGAGCAACAGATTCGAGAATTACTGATTGATTTATTGGGAATTTTAGATTTTGTGCATGGCAAAAATGTTATTCACCGTGATATCAAACCAGAGAATATTATTCGGCGTAAATTGGATCAAAGGTTAGTCCTCGTAGATTTTGGGGCAGCGAAGGTCTTGCAACAAGTTCAGCGCACCGTGACAGGCACAATCATCGGTTCGGCCGAATATTGTGCGCCTGAGCAATCCATGGGCAAGGCTAAATTTGCAAGTGATTTATATAGTTTGGGGGTGACTTGTCTCCATTTACTGACGCGGATGAGTCCTTTTGATTTGTATGATTTCAATGAAATGGCGTGGGTCTGGCGCGATTTTCTCAGTGGGAATTCAGTCAGTGATGAACTGGGTCAAATTTTGGATCATTTAATTCAGCAAGCTCCTAACAAGCGGGCGCAGTCTGCCCAAGCTGTTTTACAACTATTACAACCGACATCCACGGCTCTTAATTCACCCCAAACACCTCAGCCGACGCTATCTAAACCTGAAACTCAACCACAGCCTAATTCGTTATTGATACACCCGACAAATTTTCCGATTCCACTACAGTATCAAGAGCTTGAGCAGCTTCTGAAAGCACAAGAATGGCGCAAAGCAGATGAAGAAACCGCACAACAAATTTTAAAGGTGACAGATCGTTCCAGTCTAGGGTATTTAAACCCAGAAGATATGCCTAAAATTCCTTGTGTAGATTTACAGATTATTGATCAGCTTTGGCTGAAGTATAGCCAGGGACTCTATGGCTTTAGTATTCAGAAACAAATCTATAATAATTTGGATTGTGAATCAGAGAAATTATGGAAAACGTTTTGTGATGTGATTGGTTGGCGGAAAAAAGGTTCATGGTTGTACTACAGAAATCTAAACTTTAGTTTGTCTGCACCTAAAGGTCATTTACCTGTCATCAAAATTTACTATGAAGCGCTGGGTATTGGTTCTTTATTTGGCCAAGGTGATTTTGGTTTTGAATCCGATGATTTCGCCGCGTTTATTAAAAGATTAGACGAGTGCAAAATCTAG
- a CDS encoding tetratricopeptide repeat protein, producing the protein MIKAAAIAGLCLWVLGQPVAAVPRQDPTLAAICAAQRDPHLYPQTAPEAETLGDAYLCLEDFEGAIAAYSQALNLPGELNNPIGLRFKLAQVQIQGGQTLAAVETYHNAIALEPQYGLIVPSLSDRLYSPLGEPITDGGMRGNSYRGPISTPPDQIHAHAQYELATTLTALGFWLRGLEIYERNIEANPDFAYNYLAVAPLYEKEGRFSDAAEAYEKALALDPDLVWGYYDWAKLLLWQGEERQALEALQKVVGFHTGLDTLGEKEKEAIALDLAGQIYLGRRQWSEAAALYRQAVQNWPNQVPFHIGLGESLNGMGDSRGAIAAFQTALRHLPPEITRQHLPAQLGIAQAQMNAEQWDAARQTLNTILETFPHNREAHQLLQYLP; encoded by the coding sequence ATGATCAAAGCAGCGGCGATCGCTGGGTTATGCCTTTGGGTCTTGGGTCAACCCGTCGCGGCGGTTCCTCGCCAAGACCCGACCCTAGCGGCCATTTGTGCGGCACAGCGCGATCCTCACCTTTACCCCCAAACTGCCCCAGAAGCAGAAACCCTAGGGGATGCTTATTTGTGCTTAGAAGATTTTGAAGGGGCGATCGCCGCCTATAGCCAAGCCCTCAACCTACCCGGAGAACTCAACAACCCCATTGGGTTAAGGTTTAAACTCGCCCAAGTGCAAATCCAGGGGGGGCAAACCCTCGCGGCTGTAGAAACCTATCACAATGCCATAGCTTTAGAGCCTCAATATGGGTTGATTGTACCCAGCTTGAGCGATCGCCTCTATTCCCCCTTGGGAGAGCCGATCACCGATGGGGGAATGCGCGGCAATAGCTATCGTGGCCCCATTAGCACGCCCCCGGATCAAATCCATGCCCATGCTCAGTATGAATTAGCCACCACCTTAACCGCCTTGGGGTTTTGGTTACGGGGATTAGAAATTTATGAGCGCAATATTGAAGCTAATCCCGATTTTGCCTATAACTATCTCGCTGTAGCTCCCCTCTATGAAAAAGAAGGCCGGTTTAGTGATGCGGCAGAGGCCTATGAAAAAGCGTTAGCCCTTGATCCTGATTTGGTTTGGGGTTATTACGATTGGGCAAAATTGTTGCTGTGGCAGGGGGAAGAGAGGCAAGCCCTAGAAGCGTTGCAAAAAGTCGTGGGCTTTCATACGGGTTTAGATACCTTGGGGGAAAAAGAAAAGGAGGCGATCGCCCTTGATTTAGCGGGTCAAATCTATCTGGGTCGCCGTCAATGGTCAGAAGCCGCCGCCCTCTACCGTCAAGCGGTGCAAAACTGGCCCAATCAGGTCCCATTCCACATTGGTTTAGGGGAAAGTTTGAACGGCATGGGGGATTCTAGAGGCGCGATCGCCGCCTTCCAAACCGCCCTGCGCCATCTCCCCCCTGAGATCACCCGCCAACACCTCCCGGCTCAATTGGGCATCGCCCAAGCCCAAATGAATGCCGAACAGTGGGATGCCGCCCGCCAAACCCTGAACACAATTCTGGAAACCTTCCCCCACAATCGGGAGGCTCATCAACTTCTCCAATACCTCCCCTAG
- a CDS encoding Uma2 family endonuclease: MLTTKPRFKTFEEYLNYEDNSEQLYELFNGELIAMPPESGLNVQIATRLLFTFASIVGTDRVRGQGLELEVQGEPRNRYPDLTIIREEHIQQLTRRNTLRLEMTPPLLVIEIVSPGEIQRHRDYIAKRQQYQDCGIAEYWIVDPQTQEILLLELRNSFYQEVGTFRDNDLLPSPNFPEFNLTVAEVLGNSFR, encoded by the coding sequence ATGTTAACAACTAAACCTCGTTTTAAAACCTTTGAAGAATACCTAAACTATGAAGATAACTCAGAGCAACTTTATGAACTCTTTAATGGTGAACTCATTGCAATGCCCCCAGAATCTGGCTTAAATGTGCAAATTGCAACCCGTCTCCTGTTTACCTTTGCCTCCATTGTCGGTACAGATCGCGTCCGAGGACAGGGACTTGAATTAGAAGTGCAAGGAGAACCGAGAAACCGCTATCCTGATTTAACCATTATTCGAGAGGAACATATTCAACAACTCACCCGACGGAATACCCTACGTCTGGAGATGACACCCCCCTTATTAGTAATTGAAATTGTCAGTCCGGGGGAAATCCAACGCCATCGAGATTATATAGCCAAAAGACAACAATATCAGGATTGTGGCATTGCTGAATATTGGATAGTTGACCCTCAAACTCAAGAGATTTTGCTGTTAGAATTGCGGAATAGTTTCTATCAAGAAGTGGGGACATTTAGGGATAATGATTTACTGCCCTCTCCTAATTTTCCAGAATTTAATTTAACCGTTGCTGAAGTGTTGGGAAATTCTTTCCGCTAG
- the thyX gene encoding FAD-dependent thymidylate synthase, whose amino-acid sequence MDKFKIEVITSTSNPQQLVWAAMHQDYSEDLVWDNQDKFPDEEKAGELIVKHLLSGNKGHYGPLEHPQITFNVGFFPHSMMQQVRTHRVGVSFDVQSNRYTGQRIIDVVTGKREVEEVFYLRPVGDYTNRQGKKYTYTEEQRQEDLAWCWEACKRYKQRIDEGLSEEHARGLIPFDVRQHFVLSCNLRSLMHLLDLRWKKDAQLEAQQFCELLFVHFQEWTPAVAQWYLEARAKKARLSP is encoded by the coding sequence ATGGATAAATTTAAAATTGAAGTCATTACGTCCACTTCCAACCCTCAACAGCTAGTTTGGGCGGCTATGCACCAAGATTATAGTGAGGATTTAGTGTGGGATAATCAAGATAAGTTCCCAGATGAGGAGAAGGCTGGGGAACTGATTGTTAAACATTTATTATCAGGCAATAAGGGTCATTACGGCCCGTTGGAACATCCACAAATTACGTTTAATGTGGGGTTTTTTCCTCATTCCATGATGCAGCAAGTTAGGACTCATCGGGTGGGCGTATCTTTTGATGTGCAATCTAATCGTTACACAGGTCAACGTATCATTGATGTAGTCACAGGAAAACGAGAGGTGGAAGAGGTGTTTTATCTGCGTCCCGTGGGTGACTATACAAACCGTCAGGGCAAAAAATACACCTATACCGAAGAGCAACGTCAAGAGGATTTAGCGTGGTGTTGGGAAGCCTGTAAGCGTTATAAACAACGCATTGATGAGGGGTTATCGGAGGAACACGCGAGGGGGTTAATTCCCTTTGATGTGCGGCAACATTTTGTTTTAAGTTGCAATTTGCGATCGCTCATGCACCTTCTAGATTTACGCTGGAAAAAGGATGCTCAACTCGAAGCGCAACAATTCTGTGAGTTGTTGTTTGTTCACTTCCAAGAATGGACTCCGGCCGTGGCTCAGTGGTATCTCGAAGCGAGGGCGAAAAAGGCGCGTTTATCGCCCTAA